Proteins encoded in a region of the Mucilaginibacter sabulilitoris genome:
- a CDS encoding macro domain-containing protein, with protein MLRFTKGNLLDSGAEALVNTVNTMGVMGKGIALQFKKAFPLNYQLYREACQRGELETGQLLVVKDTNLLTGEKTIINFPTKKDWKHPSKNEYIASGLIALRVFLEKSKLKSIALPALGCGNGGLDWQVVKPMLTGMLSDLQIEIIVYEPA; from the coding sequence ATGTTAAGGTTTACTAAGGGGAATTTACTGGATTCAGGAGCAGAGGCACTGGTCAATACTGTGAATACAATGGGGGTTATGGGTAAAGGGATCGCCCTGCAATTCAAAAAAGCTTTCCCTTTAAACTACCAGCTTTACCGGGAAGCCTGTCAGCGGGGCGAACTGGAAACAGGACAATTGCTGGTGGTGAAAGACACAAACCTGCTGACAGGTGAAAAGACAATCATCAACTTCCCTACCAAAAAGGATTGGAAACACCCCTCCAAAAATGAATATATCGCTTCAGGACTGATTGCACTCCGTGTATTCCTCGAAAAAAGCAAACTCAAAAGCATCGCTCTTCCTGCCCTCGGCTGCGGTAACGGCGGACTGGACTGGCAGGTGGTTAAACCGATGTTAACCGGCATGCTGTCCGATTTGCAAATCGAAATTATCGTTTATGAACCTGCCTGA
- a CDS encoding Lrp/AsnC family transcriptional regulator produces the protein MALSEIDRTDREILRLLQENAEFSNKELAHKLNKSLPTIHERIRKLKETGFIKKVVALLDKKKVDRNLIAFSQVVLSDHTAETLLDFEREVARFPEVMECFQMAGSCDFLLRIATADMDAYQEFYRLKLSLLPRIITINTFFVLTEIKSVTAYPI, from the coding sequence ATGGCACTATCCGAAATTGATCGTACAGACCGTGAAATCCTCCGTTTATTACAGGAAAATGCAGAATTTAGCAATAAGGAACTTGCTCACAAACTGAATAAATCGCTGCCCACGATTCATGAACGCATCCGTAAACTGAAAGAAACCGGGTTTATTAAAAAGGTGGTCGCCCTCCTTGACAAGAAAAAAGTGGACCGAAATTTAATAGCCTTTAGCCAGGTTGTATTAAGTGATCACACCGCCGAAACATTACTTGATTTTGAGCGGGAAGTAGCCCGGTTCCCCGAGGTGATGGAATGTTTCCAGATGGCAGGATCATGTGATTTTTTATTACGCATAGCAACGGCGGATATGGACGCTTATCAGGAATTTTACCGTTTAAAACTTTCCCTGTTACCCCGGATCATTACTATCAATACTTTTTTCGTGTTGACTGAGATCAAAAGTGTTACAGCCTATCCGATATAA
- a CDS encoding single-stranded DNA-binding protein, whose protein sequence is METLTGRLTADAKVSVVNNDKKVVNFSIAMNDSYRSNGETVRTTTYVDCAYWINEAVGEYLKKGLVVQLFGRLGARAWNDKDGNAHAAITLNVSRIIFIGGATGENADKPAQKAEKKQGANAGGGNDDDLPF, encoded by the coding sequence ATGGAAACATTAACAGGAAGATTAACCGCAGACGCTAAAGTTAGCGTGGTTAACAATGACAAGAAAGTAGTGAATTTCTCAATCGCTATGAATGACAGCTACCGTTCAAACGGGGAAACCGTACGCACCACAACCTATGTGGATTGCGCCTACTGGATAAACGAAGCTGTTGGCGAATACCTGAAAAAAGGCTTGGTGGTACAGTTGTTCGGTCGCCTTGGCGCAAGGGCATGGAACGATAAAGACGGCAATGCACACGCAGCAATTACGCTAAATGTGTCCCGTATCATTTTCATCGGCGGGGCAACTGGCGAAAACGCAGACAAGCCTGCACAAAAAGCCGAAAAGAAACAGGGCGCAAACGCAGGTGGTGGTAATGATGACGACCTGCCATTTTAA
- a CDS encoding ion channel, with protein sequence MIENEITKSYFETQRERLVEIRDNLGQKTYGVEWGLRMVLQRLCFVVPSAYIKKCSDGKLLLRRRKDIEIYAFFKLLIVSVVVFSGLAALWIGLIILFIAGFDTFHALLCRIFLNKEWREEVSPKRNLIMAFVNYVEIAVCFAGAYLFCDQYQNPAKGYAFIIHNQIDVGTHHLTSTQAVYYSFVTGATVGYGDISAASAPAQFLVCLQVMVSLFFVVVIITNMMANFSKAGLANQQSDNCPSK encoded by the coding sequence ATGATCGAAAACGAAATAACCAAATCCTATTTTGAGACGCAAAGAGAACGGCTAGTAGAAATACGCGATAACCTGGGCCAAAAAACCTACGGGGTGGAATGGGGGTTACGAATGGTTCTGCAACGTTTATGTTTTGTTGTCCCATCTGCCTATATTAAAAAATGTTCGGATGGTAAATTGCTGCTGAGACGACGAAAAGATATAGAGATTTATGCCTTCTTTAAATTACTTATCGTGTCGGTGGTTGTTTTTTCAGGATTAGCTGCCCTTTGGATCGGCTTAATTATCCTGTTCATTGCCGGATTCGATACTTTCCATGCTTTACTTTGCCGCATCTTTCTAAATAAGGAATGGCGCGAGGAGGTTAGCCCCAAACGCAATCTCATCATGGCATTTGTCAACTACGTCGAAATTGCAGTTTGCTTCGCTGGTGCCTATCTGTTTTGTGACCAGTATCAAAATCCGGCAAAGGGTTATGCATTTATTATTCATAACCAGATCGATGTAGGTACCCATCATTTAACCTCAACTCAGGCGGTATATTATAGTTTCGTTACAGGTGCTACTGTAGGCTATGGGGATATATCGGCTGCCTCGGCACCCGCCCAATTTCTGGTTTGTCTTCAGGTCATGGTATCCTTATTTTTCGTTGTAGTGATCATCACCAATATGATGGCGAATTTCAGCAAGGCAGGATTGGCAAATCAACAATCAGACAATTGTCCTTCAAAATAA
- a CDS encoding SIR2 family protein: MMKRPLALLIGNGINDSTPGKGWGDVLDDIAAHCGLPALNKKGKPFPVIYDEIFLRALKTRDWDELEVKRFIATAVNEISSNELHARVRAMNAEHVMTTNYDYAIQGIRPQKNEGLVFETTYSIFRKHQFGETTYWHIHGECNYPASINLGYEHYCGQLQHMRNYTVNGTQYQSKEVPKKSLVGRLRSNQEPGFHSWIDLFFTHDVHIIGLTLDFVETDLWWLLTYRARLKYYKSKRKGTNSIKVDNQIHYYLPEKYEKEAESKLQVMEANDVVIHRIPGPDKTPYYQEVFDRISK; the protein is encoded by the coding sequence ATGATGAAAAGACCACTGGCGCTGCTTATCGGTAACGGGATTAACGACTCCACTCCCGGCAAGGGCTGGGGTGATGTCTTAGATGACATTGCCGCGCATTGCGGATTACCAGCCCTGAACAAAAAAGGCAAACCGTTTCCCGTGATCTATGACGAAATATTTCTTCGCGCTTTAAAAACCAGGGACTGGGATGAATTAGAGGTAAAGAGATTTATCGCAACCGCAGTAAACGAGATCAGTTCGAATGAGCTGCACGCAAGGGTCAGGGCAATGAACGCTGAGCATGTCATGACCACTAATTATGATTATGCCATTCAAGGCATTCGGCCACAGAAAAACGAGGGATTAGTTTTTGAAACAACCTATAGTATCTTTCGTAAACACCAATTTGGCGAGACCACTTACTGGCATATTCATGGGGAATGCAATTACCCGGCCTCGATCAATCTTGGTTATGAGCATTATTGCGGGCAATTGCAACATATGCGTAACTATACCGTCAATGGTACTCAATACCAGTCTAAAGAGGTACCCAAAAAATCGTTGGTTGGGCGACTCCGTTCAAACCAGGAACCAGGCTTTCATTCCTGGATAGACCTCTTTTTTACACACGATGTTCATATTATTGGCCTGACGTTAGATTTTGTGGAAACAGATTTATGGTGGCTGCTTACCTATCGTGCACGATTGAAATATTATAAATCGAAACGTAAAGGAACGAATTCTATAAAGGTGGACAATCAGATTCACTATTATTTGCCTGAGAAATATGAGAAAGAGGCAGAGTCCAAATTACAGGTGATGGAAGCGAATGATGTGGTCATTCACCGTATTCCGGGCCCGGATAAAACGCCATACTATCAGGAAGTATTTGATAGGATCAGCAAATAG
- a CDS encoding DUF2493 domain-containing protein yields the protein MESKVFKLIIAGSREFTDYALLQKKVDVMIAEKRHSAQIEIVSGKARGADTLGEKYAAANNFTVKEFPADWSNGKSGGYERNKAMAAYADACICFWDGKSAGTKHMIDLATASGIPLRVVRY from the coding sequence ATGGAAAGCAAAGTATTTAAGTTAATTATTGCGGGCAGCAGGGAATTCACAGATTATGCCTTGCTGCAAAAGAAGGTCGATGTCATGATCGCTGAAAAACGGCATTCCGCACAGATCGAGATCGTTTCAGGGAAGGCCAGGGGTGCGGACACCTTGGGCGAAAAATATGCAGCCGCTAATAATTTTACGGTTAAGGAATTTCCTGCCGATTGGTCAAACGGAAAATCGGGAGGTTACGAACGCAATAAGGCGATGGCAGCATATGCCGATGCCTGCATCTGTTTTTGGGATGGCAAATCCGCAGGAACTAAACACATGATCGATCTTGCTACTGCATCCGGCATCCCGCTCAGGGTGGTAAGGTATTAA
- a CDS encoding PRTRC system protein B, whose product MKNLTNNFSSSYQPVKALLIYNKQTGEAEHNTIYVESYDIGKFGNPINAHPLSLKETLALSGLFQTAQELKTGFLRCRGLMPNKVLYVNNEKGGYAVWYTPPQEVTLFFSDSLGIKSGNGKVPAMIWRAGRESLAVYALKGNRKPTEKTALYHAPFFNIYHDGKVCMGNVRIDIGQETRLEDFMQQWEKYYWNSYFSHLMNDHNPVTENIVQLWQTQINTERTFPCQVLKPTNYTLKNLFL is encoded by the coding sequence ATGAAGAACCTAACAAATAATTTCAGCAGCAGCTATCAGCCTGTGAAAGCCCTGCTAATATATAACAAGCAGACCGGGGAAGCGGAACATAACACCATTTACGTGGAGAGTTATGACATCGGCAAATTTGGAAACCCGATTAACGCCCATCCCCTCAGCCTGAAAGAAACACTGGCTTTAAGTGGTTTATTTCAAACGGCGCAAGAACTTAAAACAGGTTTCCTGCGGTGCAGGGGCTTAATGCCCAACAAGGTGCTTTATGTAAACAACGAAAAGGGAGGTTATGCCGTTTGGTATACGCCACCGCAGGAAGTGACCTTGTTTTTTTCGGATAGCCTCGGCATCAAATCAGGAAACGGTAAAGTACCTGCCATGATTTGGCGGGCAGGCAGGGAAAGCCTTGCGGTTTATGCGCTTAAGGGAAACCGCAAACCCACAGAGAAAACAGCCCTTTATCATGCGCCATTTTTCAACATTTATCATGACGGTAAGGTGTGCATGGGGAATGTGCGCATTGACATCGGGCAGGAAACCCGTTTGGAGGATTTCATGCAGCAATGGGAAAAATATTATTGGAACAGCTATTTCAGCCACCTGATGAATGACCATAACCCTGTTACTGAAAACATTGTTCAGTTATGGCAGACCCAAATCAATACGGAAAGAACGTTTCCCTGCCAAGTCTTAAAGCCAACGAATTACACGCTGAAAAACCTGTTCTTATGA
- a CDS encoding DUF932 domain-containing protein → MGHNLNYNEQTGNHSFFSVKEKAWHGLGQIVDQYPTSAEAIVYAGLDYTVEKRPLYTNSLENELSEIDTGIAASKITVPHFYATVRNDNNAVLGVVGKDYEVVQNVNAFEFFDAIVGGGDGILYETAGALGKGERIFITAKLPGYIRVGNQDMIEQYLMLTTSHDGGGSIMAAFTPVRVVCQNTLNAAIRNHTNSIKIRHTASANDRLKQAHTLMGISGNMAEELEGIFNHWSQVKITDKQVKKLIQVAMAPNKETITNLELGVLDKLSTNYTNIVDSVYEYALGSPTQQMDTTAGTVFGAYNAITGYFQNVRSYKDGEAKFKSIMDGTAKQRGQVAFDLCSDFARHGMDALTQVK, encoded by the coding sequence ATGGGACACAATCTGAATTATAACGAACAAACAGGAAACCACAGCTTTTTTAGTGTAAAGGAAAAGGCATGGCACGGCTTAGGCCAAATCGTTGACCAATATCCGACAAGCGCAGAAGCCATAGTATATGCAGGCTTGGATTATACCGTCGAAAAACGACCGCTATACACCAACAGTTTGGAAAACGAATTATCAGAAATTGATACAGGCATAGCAGCTTCTAAAATTACTGTACCACATTTTTATGCAACCGTACGCAATGACAATAATGCCGTATTGGGCGTGGTGGGTAAGGATTACGAAGTAGTACAGAATGTAAACGCCTTTGAGTTTTTTGACGCTATCGTTGGCGGTGGGGATGGTATCCTGTATGAAACCGCAGGGGCTTTAGGCAAAGGGGAGCGGATATTTATTACCGCCAAATTGCCGGGCTACATACGGGTAGGCAATCAGGATATGATAGAACAATACCTCATGCTGACCACCTCTCACGATGGCGGGGGCAGCATCATGGCAGCATTTACACCTGTGCGTGTCGTTTGTCAAAACACCCTTAACGCAGCCATACGTAACCATACCAATTCGATAAAAATCAGGCATACCGCTTCGGCCAACGACCGATTGAAACAGGCGCATACACTAATGGGTATTTCGGGTAATATGGCCGAAGAACTGGAGGGCATTTTCAACCATTGGTCACAGGTTAAAATTACCGACAAGCAGGTAAAAAAACTGATACAGGTGGCTATGGCACCGAACAAGGAAACTATTACCAATTTGGAATTGGGCGTACTGGATAAATTATCAACCAATTACACCAACATCGTAGACAGCGTCTACGAGTACGCTTTAGGCAGCCCGACCCAACAAATGGACACTACCGCAGGGACAGTTTTTGGCGCTTACAATGCGATAACTGGCTACTTCCAAAATGTCCGCAGCTACAAAGACGGTGAAGCCAAATTCAAATCTATCATGGATGGAACTGCCAAACAACGTGGACAGGTTGCCTTTGACCTATGCAGTGACTTTGCCCGTCATGGCATGGATGCCCTAACCCAAGTTAAGTAA
- a CDS encoding PLP-dependent cysteine synthase family protein yields MDQIMTALEPAVLNAKFKNLWHLVGNTPMVELHYLYKGNPNKIYVKCEHYNLTGSVKDRMALYILYQAYKNGLIKPQDRIIEATSGNTGISFSAIGKALGHEVLIMMPDWLSRERMDIIKSLGAKIHLVSKAEGGFLGSIAIAERMKESLRNVFLPRQFENNANVEAHEMTTGPEIWAQLQQIGITPNVFVAGVGTGGTVMGIGNYLKQVNPATMVHPLEPAESPTMSTGHKVGSHRIQGISDEFIPSIVKLNDLNNIIQANDGDAILMAQKLSAQLGLAVGISSGANVIGAIKLKEQYGAEAVVVTLFSDSNKKYLSTDLMKEEPVKEGYLSREITFTNYEPIARLSEPMIQ; encoded by the coding sequence ATGGACCAGATTATGACCGCACTTGAACCCGCAGTCTTAAATGCAAAATTTAAGAACTTATGGCACCTGGTTGGCAATACGCCCATGGTGGAACTTCATTATTTATATAAAGGAAACCCCAATAAAATCTATGTCAAATGCGAGCATTATAACCTCACGGGAAGTGTAAAAGACAGGATGGCCCTGTACATTTTGTACCAGGCCTATAAGAACGGACTGATTAAACCTCAAGATCGGATAATCGAAGCTACTTCGGGTAATACCGGTATATCGTTTTCTGCCATAGGAAAGGCGCTTGGCCATGAGGTGCTGATTATGATGCCGGACTGGTTAAGCCGGGAACGCATGGATATTATTAAGAGCCTCGGTGCAAAAATTCACCTGGTGAGTAAAGCCGAAGGTGGATTCCTGGGCAGCATCGCCATCGCGGAACGTATGAAGGAAAGTCTGAGAAACGTTTTCTTGCCCCGCCAGTTTGAAAATAACGCCAATGTGGAAGCGCACGAAATGACCACCGGCCCCGAGATCTGGGCGCAATTACAGCAAATCGGCATCACTCCAAACGTATTTGTTGCGGGCGTAGGAACGGGCGGTACGGTAATGGGTATCGGCAATTACCTGAAACAGGTAAACCCCGCTACGATGGTGCACCCCCTGGAGCCTGCAGAAAGTCCGACGATGAGCACAGGCCATAAGGTCGGCTCTCATCGTATTCAGGGCATATCCGATGAATTTATCCCATCAATTGTGAAATTAAATGACCTGAATAATATTATACAGGCAAACGACGGCGATGCCATTTTAATGGCTCAAAAATTGTCAGCGCAGCTCGGTCTGGCGGTAGGAATTTCCTCGGGGGCAAACGTGATCGGCGCAATCAAACTAAAAGAGCAATACGGAGCGGAAGCGGTTGTCGTTACCCTTTTCAGCGATAGTAATAAAAAATACCTCAGCACGGATCTGATGAAGGAGGAACCGGTTAAAGAGGGCTATTTATCAAGGGAAATAACTTTTACCAACTATGAACCGATTGCACGCCTGTCGGAACCAATGATCCAATAA
- a CDS encoding PRTRC system ThiF family protein: protein MKIKRLKVVKPIAHIVEKSLLNPFNPIIVNLIGAGGTGSQFLTALARMNHALIALHHPGLMVRLFDDDTVEPANLGRQLFTSAEIGMNKAVALINRINLFFGTNWKAVPEKYCGETLQSIPEYSLAELTVSCVDTVSARFEIAEILTKLYSNKMHSYHHPLYWLDCGNSRDTGQVILSTVAEIKQPASKKFMVRSRLPMVTEEFKELLQNAETTDNTPSCSLAEALTKQDLFINSALANLGASLLWQLFREGILLNRGFFLNLREFKTTPLRVA, encoded by the coding sequence ATGAAAATCAAGAGACTAAAAGTGGTAAAACCAATCGCGCATATCGTAGAAAAAAGTTTGCTTAATCCCTTTAACCCCATCATTGTCAACTTGATTGGTGCGGGTGGAACGGGCAGTCAGTTCCTGACCGCATTGGCGAGAATGAACCATGCCCTCATCGCCCTCCATCATCCCGGCCTGATGGTCAGATTGTTTGATGACGATACCGTAGAACCTGCCAACTTAGGCAGACAGCTTTTTACTTCGGCTGAAATCGGAATGAACAAGGCCGTTGCTTTAATAAACCGTATCAACCTTTTCTTTGGGACGAACTGGAAAGCCGTTCCGGAAAAATATTGCGGGGAAACATTGCAAAGCATACCCGAATACTCGCTTGCAGAATTAACAGTTTCTTGCGTGGACACGGTTTCAGCACGCTTTGAAATTGCCGAAATCCTGACGAAGCTATACAGCAATAAAATGCACAGCTATCATCACCCGCTTTACTGGCTTGACTGCGGCAACAGCAGGGATACAGGACAGGTCATCCTGTCTACGGTCGCAGAAATCAAACAGCCAGCATCAAAAAAGTTCATGGTCAGAAGCAGGCTCCCTATGGTAACCGAAGAATTTAAGGAATTACTGCAAAATGCGGAAACTACCGACAATACGCCAAGCTGTTCTTTGGCCGAGGCATTGACCAAGCAGGATTTGTTTATTAATTCTGCACTGGCCAATTTAGGCGCATCCCTGTTGTGGCAATTGTTCCGGGAGGGTATCCTGTTAAACAGGGGATTTTTTCTCAATCTCAGGGAGTTCAAAACAACGCCGCTCAGGGTGGCCTAA
- a CDS encoding PRTRC system protein C, with amino-acid sequence MLQTTHLERIFIHKENGQEVRLTDPNDRMNPDAVLNFYTGTYPILTNARIVGPEIINDEIQYRFESTMGTKG; translated from the coding sequence ATGTTACAGACCACACATTTAGAAAGGATTTTTATCCATAAGGAGAACGGACAGGAAGTCCGCTTGACCGACCCCAACGACCGCATGAACCCTGATGCGGTGCTGAACTTTTATACGGGAACATACCCCATCCTGACCAACGCCCGCATTGTCGGGCCGGAAATCATAAACGATGAAATTCAATACCGCTTTGAAAGTACCATGGGTACAAAGGGTTAA
- a CDS encoding type I glyceraldehyde-3-phosphate dehydrogenase, translating to MKKIAINGFGRIGRAALKIIFETADLELVGINDLMSIENAAYLLKYDSIYGKYEREVRYEGDSLIVGGKTIRYSNIREIENLPWKALGADVVIESTGLFTNYAAAEKHILAGAKNVVISGPTKDTPTIVHGVNTEEGKVSIFSCASCTTNSISPVIEVLGRRLGIKKAILNTTHGYTASQTLVDAPSKREPRMGRAAGINLSPAATGAAIATTKALPQYAGKFDGIAVRVPVPVGSISDITFIAERPTTAEEINAILTEEAATDRYRKVLAVTNEPLVSTDIIKSPVAATIDLEMTRVVDGDLVKVMAWYDNEWGFTNQMIRQIQSL from the coding sequence ATGAAAAAAATTGCCATTAATGGCTTTGGCCGCATCGGCCGTGCCGCCTTAAAGATCATATTTGAGACTGCCGACCTGGAACTGGTGGGCATCAATGACCTGATGAGTATAGAAAATGCCGCCTACCTGCTGAAATATGACAGTATCTACGGCAAATACGAAAGAGAGGTAAGATATGAGGGGGACAGCCTGATCGTTGGCGGTAAAACCATCAGGTATTCTAACATCCGGGAGATTGAGAACCTGCCATGGAAAGCGCTTGGAGCGGACGTTGTTATTGAAAGTACCGGTTTGTTCACCAATTACGCTGCCGCGGAAAAACACATTCTTGCAGGTGCTAAAAATGTTGTTATTTCAGGACCGACCAAGGATACCCCAACAATAGTTCATGGTGTTAATACTGAAGAAGGCAAAGTGTCCATTTTCTCCTGCGCCAGCTGTACCACCAACAGCATCAGCCCGGTGATTGAAGTTTTAGGCCGCAGGCTGGGTATTAAAAAAGCTATCTTGAATACGACACACGGATATACCGCGTCACAGACGTTGGTGGATGCGCCGTCAAAACGGGAGCCGCGCATGGGCAGGGCTGCCGGAATCAACCTTTCGCCTGCCGCGACCGGGGCTGCTATTGCTACTACGAAAGCCCTGCCGCAATATGCGGGTAAATTCGATGGTATCGCTGTTCGTGTCCCTGTACCGGTAGGTTCTATTTCAGATATTACTTTTATAGCTGAAAGACCCACTACCGCGGAGGAGATCAATGCCATTCTGACCGAAGAAGCGGCAACCGACAGATATCGTAAAGTACTTGCGGTGACTAACGAACCACTGGTTTCGACTGATATTATCAAGAGCCCGGTTGCCGCTACCATCGACCTGGAGATGACCCGCGTGGTCGACGGTGACCTGGTTAAGGTAATGGCCTGGTATGACAATGAATGGGGTTTCACCAATCAGATGATCAGACAGATCCAGTCCCTTTAA